The genomic stretch TAGAAAAAGAAGCAAGAGGTGCTTCACCAGAAATTGGACCTATATTTTCACCATCAAACCCGCGGTTAAAAAGTTGCTCAACTGAATCATGAGCAGCAACAGGGACTTCATCATCAGGAATCATTACTGGGGCTTCAATAAACTCGGTAAGAGGAATAGAACGAGGGGAGGATGCTTCATCATCAGAAATAATTCGCCTACGAGCTCTTGGCCTTTTTACTAAGGAACCcccagcttcatcttcttcagaatCTTGGTCACTAGCAGCTTTCattttcgatgaagaacccaaGATTATCTCTTGGGCTTTTTCCAAAGAAATGTGGGAAGCCACGACCGCCTCGGTACTAATCCCTCGAACaacaaatcctgataaaaagaaggattaaaataagttctggaaaaaacaataaaaagttaaaaaaaaaaactcttaccatgagttttcactttccaaccaaatcgTTGGGAAAGATGCTTCCAAGATCTACACTCCATTGGGGCTGTATTTAGTAACCttcctacccaaccacggaaattgggaatttcttcaacaattcccatggttgctaacaagaaaaaggaaaatgagaatagagatcatcaaaattgaagaaaaaggtacgagaaagttattaaaaaataaaactcacgtgcaaaattccacttctcggggaaggggatattttcatcacccactaaaccCACGGTGGGGGCAACAACAAACCTGGTGTACTAGCCACGGTCTCTGTCATCTTCTGAACTAACCAGAACTCTTTTTCTCCTAGCTACTAAAGTAAAAATGCCTTGG from Nicotiana sylvestris chromosome 12, ASM39365v2, whole genome shotgun sequence encodes the following:
- the LOC104226857 gene encoding uncharacterized protein, whose product is MTETVASTPATMGIVEEIPNFRGWVGRLLNTAPMECRSWKHLSQRFGWKVKTHGFVVRGISTEAVVASHISLEKAQEIILGSSSKMKAASDQDSEEDEAGGSLVKRPRARRRIISDDEASSPRSIPLTEFIEAPVMIPDDEVPVAAHDSVEQLFNRGFDGENIGPISGEAPLASFSTPVHVIPPLSVVAATVPPQDIITASTVPPSTTPPSTAPYTEVTPTCG